A stretch of the Engraulis encrasicolus isolate BLACKSEA-1 chromosome 19, IST_EnEncr_1.0, whole genome shotgun sequence genome encodes the following:
- the LOC134435330 gene encoding tudor domain-containing 6 codes for MKLNKTSMDEVSASTMDPYQIYSVRTFGRKDNAAYELVGGSPPPRPDSGCSTASGEEWTDGDSTKSSEFYKDQASPVLKEQLFTIGNSAPVTVCRVEGPGKFWCQLSQNANRLKNLMEDLQIFYARNRPVAPSGSACVVRHPDSGLWHRGNVVKLQSFPYVEVQFVDYGQTHRVMHQDLRPLDSSFATLQCQAFQCRLIDVKRPSSLISPEWGEAAVSKFCTFVQSAGSSGLTCTIYGVMYDPEGVVINLVDLTTSFPLDECHSASASISEKSSEYIAPELKVGSEEQILITCVKDVHSFYGQLVRHASEIDKLNEEIQSFCCQQQVQGSSKCSFIPGAPCFAKYTDGQWYRGLVKKTQPVVMVHFLDYGDIVPVKSSDLRPVPDEAREIMSVPNQVLEFNLANAPTDTSTEVNKWFDNNATGKHFTVKVSGKYPDGKCTVELFEGKLNINQAVQEKIWKTGCGPLRAPRHSRPPTSYDSFALINSEAFVPRVSPMGICTSQPTDSSSRSGRGTFSGNENNQYDGTSSGTFPTHQKFEKPSNTPTQHEGVSVCALTPSYYACTAEPLQTHSTVFERGVCNSPGLYKTSFPMLANLPHPPITPGLVTEVYISHVNSLDSLFVQLLQDEDKTHSLVTELNAGQPCADPVDLVTLREGDVVAAMFPEDDCWYRAAVKKVNEDDSILVEFIDFGNRATITSNMIRHLKKFLQTPRLSVHCSFEDVDDVGVVKTPDETTKQLESIARAEELKRMTCMFINWTGLVWRIAFLDPETKQRRSLSCLDGTSPLSSGNHHTTNTAVASTSSTPCPPQPSSAHLDYLADLPRKGIRQGVLTDVYICHVNSTDSFFVQLAEDGDSIGCLVEEMNQANQTCNQPHVSARSLQVGVVVAAMFPEDESWYRAVVKKVNHDDDESVLVEFIDFGNEVTVSSSLLRTLTKRQLDVPRLCVECRVDFGNGCLNTTSKEDLTAKLRAYTQGDGERLSCLFAAQFDHFWEVIFEEPCSAALESNPVDFPRTADMANCNCQDHATDISSLSKLSLELFPKLRDLPPNAITPGLAAEVYVSHVNSQTSFYVQLIKDEDAVQSLVERLNSANPCNGPESASALQEGDVVGAMFPEDDSWYRAVVKKVNEDDSVLVEFIDFGNEATVTSSKITYLEKSFLNVPKFSVHCRLRGGSSLTADELMAMCNEALDGNPRKIGCLFIRETDGDVWEIQNL; via the exons ATGAAACTTAATAAAACAAGCATGGACGAAGTTTCGGCCTCAACGATGGACCCTTACCAAATATACAGCGTTAGGACGTTTGGGAGGAAAG ATAATGCTGCATATGAGCTTGTTGGAGGCTCTCCTCCGCCACGACCAGACTCCGGTTGTTCCACCGCCTCGGGGGAAGAATGGACGGACGGCGATAGCACAAAAAGCAGTGAATTCTACAAAGATCAAGCCAGTCCTGTCCTAAAAGAACAGCTATTCACCATTGGAAACTCCGCTCCAGTGACTGTGTGCCGCGTGGAGGGGCCGGGGAAGTTTTGGTGTCAGCTGAGTCAGAATGCTAACCGTCTCAAGAATCTCATGGAGGACTTGCAGATCTTCTATGCGCGAAACAGACCTGTGGCACCAAGTGGATCAGCCTGTGTAGTTCGTCACCCGGACAGCGGCTTGTGGCACAGAGGAAACGTAGTCAAGCTCCAGTCGTTCCCTTATGTTGAAGTGCAATTTGTGGACTACGGTCAAACCCATAGGGTAATGCATCAAGACCTACGCCCCCTGGATTCGTCTTTCGCCACACTCCAGTGCCAGGCTTTTCAGTGCAGATTGATCGACGTAAAACGCCCGTCGTCCCTGATCTCACCAGAATGGGGAGAGGCTGCTGTCTCCAAATTCTGCACTTTTGTGCAATCGGCAGGTTCATCTGGTTTGACGTGCACAATATATGGAGTAATGTATGATCCGGAAGGTGTGGTGATAAATCTTGTAGACCTGACCACTTCCTTTCCTTTGGATGAATGCCACAGCGCCTCAGCATCCATATCAGAGAAATCCTCAGAATACATTGCACCTGAACTAAAGGTGGGATCAGAGGAGCAGATATTGATAACGTGCGTGAAAGATGTCCATTCATTCTATGGACAGCTGGTCAGACATGCAAGTGAGATTGACAAATTGAATGAGGAGATACAGTCTTTCTGTTGTCAGCAACAAGTACAAGGCAGCAGCAAATGCTCCTTCATTCCTGGAGCCCCATGCTTTGCAAAGTACACTGACGGTCAGTGGTACAGAGGACTGGTTAAAAAAACACAGCCCGTTGTCATGGTCCATTTCTTAGACTATGGGGACATTGTGCCTGTAAAATCGTCAGACTTGCGTCCAGTTCCTGATGAGGCAAGGGAAATCATGTCTGTTCCCAATCAAGTCCTTGAGTTTAACTTGGCCAATGCTCCTACAGACACAAGCACCGAGGTCAACAAATGGTTTGACAATAACGCCACCGGTAAACACTTCACAGTCAAAGTGTCAGGAAAATACCCTGATGGAAAATGTACAGTGGAACTCTTTGAGGGCAAATTAAACATAAACCAGGCTGTTCAGGAGAAAATCTGGAAAACAGGATGTGGCCCTTTGAGAGCACCGCGCCACTCAAGACCACCGACGTCCTACGATTCGTTTGCCTTAATAAACAGCGAGGCCTTTGTGCCCAGAGTATCACCCATGGGCATCTGTACAAGTCAGCCAACAGACTCATCCTCTCGGAGTGGAAGAGGAACCTTTTCTGGAAATGAAAACAACCAGTATGATGGAACCTCATCGGGCACCTTTCCCACACATCAGAAGTTTGAGAAACCGTCAAATACGCCAACGCAGCATGagggcgtgtctgtgtgtgccttaaCCCCTTCATATTATGCCTGCACCGCTGAACCTCTACAGACACACAGTACCGTTTTTGAAAGAGGCGTTTGCAACTCTCCTGGCCTATATAAGACATCCTTCCCCATGCTGGCCAACCTCCCACACCCACCCATCACACCAGGTCTCGTAACAGAGGTGTACATTTCCCACGTCAACTCGTTGGACAGTTTGTTTGTCCAGTTGCTGCAGGATGAAGATAAAACACACTCTCTTGTGACGGAGCTGAATGCAGGTCAGCCATGTGCCGACCCGGTGGACCTGGTGACTCTACGGGAGGGAGATGTGGTGGCGGCCATGTTCCCTGAAGACGACTGCTGGTATCGTGCTGCGGTGAAGAAGGTGAACGAGGACGACTCCATCCTTGTGGAATTCATTGACTTTGGGAATCGCGCAACAATCACGTCCAACATGATACGACATCTGAAAAAGTTTCTGCAAACACCCAGACTAAGTGTTCACTGCAGTTTTGAAGATGTAGATGATGTAGGCGTTGTCAAAACGCCCGATGAAACAACCAAGCAGTTGGAAAGTATAGCTAGGGCCGAAGAGCTCAAGaggatgacatgcatgtttataAATTGGACTGGCCTTGTTTGGAGGATTGCTTTTCTGGATCCAGAGACCAAGCAAAGACGCTCCCTATCGTGCCTGGATGGTACCTCACCTTTGTCCTCAGGAAACCACcacacaacaaacacagcagTTGCTTCGACAAGCAGCACCCCCTGCCCACCCCAACCCTCTTCGGCGCACTTGGACTACCTGGCAGATCTGCCGCGTAAAGGCATCAGACAAGGAGTACTAACCGACGTCTACATCTGCCACGTGAACTCGACAGACAGCTTTTTTGTACAGTTGGCAGAGGATGGGGACTCCATTGGTTGCCTTGTGGAGGAAATGAATCAAGCAAACCAGACATGCAATCAGCCTCATGTGAGTGCGAGAAGTTTACAGGTGGGGGTTGTGGTGGCTGCCATGTTCCCTGAAGACGAGTCCTGGTATCGTGCCGTGGTCAAGAAGGTgaaccatgatgatgatgaatcgGTCCTTGTGGAGTTCATCGACTTTGGGAATGAAGTAACCGTCAGCTCCAGCCTCCTGAGAACGTTGACGAAGAGACAGTTGGACGTTCCTAGATTGTGTGTTGAATGCCGTGTGGATTTTGGCAACGGCTGCCTCAACACTACATCCAAGGAAGACCTTACTGCCAAACTGAGGGCTTATACACAGGGAGACGGCGAGAGGTTGTCGTGTCTATTCGCTGCACAGTTTGACCATTTCTGGGAAGTGATTTTTGAGGAACCTTGCAGCGCTGCACTGGAAAGCAACCCTGTGGATTTTCCTCGCACTGCAGACATGGCCAATTGCAATTGCCAAGACCACGCCACTGACATCTCCAGCCTCTCTAAGCTGTCCCTGGAATTATTCCCCAAACTGAGAGATCTGCCCCCTAATGCTATAACGCCTGGGCTTGCAGCAGAAGTTTACGTCAGCCACGTCAATTCCCAAACCAGTTTCTATGTACAGCTGATCAAGGATGAGGATGCCGTTCAATCTCTCGTGGAGAGGCTGAATTCAGCGAACCCGTGCAATGGCCCAGAGAGTGCGAGCGCTTTACAGGAGGGCGATGTGGTGGGCGCCATGTTCCCTGAAGATGACTCCTGGTATCGTGCCGTGGTCAAGAAGGTGAACGAGGATGACTCTGTCCTTGTGGAATTCATCGACTTTGGGAATGAGGCCACTGTTACGTCCAGCAAAATAACATACTTGGAGAAGAGCTTCCTGAATGTTCCAAAATTCAGCGTGCACTGTCGCCTTAGAGGCGGCTCCAGTTTGACTGCTGATGAGTTGATGGCGATGTGTAATGAGGCCCTTGATGGAAATCCCAGGAAAATTGGCTGCTTGTTCATCAGGGAGACTGACGGTGACGTTTGGGAGATCCAGAATCTTTAA